The Triticum dicoccoides isolate Atlit2015 ecotype Zavitan chromosome 6A, WEW_v2.0, whole genome shotgun sequence genome has a window encoding:
- the LOC119314556 gene encoding probable cinnamyl alcohol dehydrogenase 5, whose amino-acid sequence MAPTAAEQHTRKAVGLAARDASGHLSPLAITRRSTRDDDVVIRILYCGICHSDLHGIKNDWKNAKYPMVPGHEIAGEVNEVGKNVTKFKTGDRVGVGCMVNSCQSCESCNKGFENLCPGIIPTYNLVDLDGTITYGGYSSMVVVHERFVVRFPDTIPLDKGAPLLCAGITVYSPMKYHGLNVPGMHLGVLGLGGLGHVAVKFGKAFGMKVTVISASPGKKQEALERLGADAFIVSKNDKEMKAAMSTMDGIMNTVSANIPMAPFLGLLKPNGKMIMVGLPEKPMEISPFALVATNKTLAGSLIGGMRDTQEMLDLAAKHGVTADIEVIGAEYVNTAMERLAKADVRYRFVIDIGNTLDKAAAAAAE is encoded by the exons ATGGCACCCACGGCGGCGGAGCAGCACACGAGGAAGGCGGTGGGCCTGGCGGCGCGCGacgcctccggccacctctcccCGCTCGCCATCACCCGGAG GAGCACTAGAGATGACGATGTGGTGATCAGGATTCTGTACTGCGGGATCTGCCACTCTGACCTGCACGGCATCAAGAACGATTGGAAGAACGCCAAATACCCCATGGTCCCTGGGCATGAGATCGCCGGCGAGGTCAATGAGGTCGGCAAGAATGTGACCAAGTTCAAGACCGGCGACCGTGTGGGCGTCGGGTGCATGGTGAATTCGTGCCAATCCTGCGAGAGCTGCAACAAGGGCTTCGAGAACCTCTGCCCGGGCATAATCCCCACCTACAACTTGGTCGACCTTGATGGCACCATCACCTACGGTGGCTACTCCAGCATGGTAGTGGTGCACGAGCGGTTCGTGGTCAGGTTCCCCGACACCATTCCGCTCGACAAGGGAGCGCCGCTGCTGTGCGCTGGCATCACCGTGTACAGCCCCATGAAGTACCACGGTCTAAACGTTCCCGGGATGCACCTTGGTGTGCTGGGACTGGGCGGGCTGGGCCATGTTGCGGTCAAGTTCGGCAAGGCCTTCGGGATGAAGGTAACGGTGATTAGCGCTTCGCCGGGGAAGAAGCAGGAGGCCCTCGAGAGGCTAGGCGCTGATGCGTTCATTGTCAGCAAGAACGACAAGGAGATGAAG GCCGCGATGAGTACCATGGATGGCATCATGAACACGGTGTCTGCAAACATCCCCATGGCCCCTTTCTTGGGGCTACTGAAACCCAACGGCAAGATGATCATGGTTGGTCTCCCAGAGAAGCCTATGGAGATCTCTCCCTTTGCTCTGGTTGCCA CGAACAAGACCCTGGCCGGGAGCCTCATTGGCGGCATGAGGGACACCCAGGAGATGCTTGACCTCGCGGCCAAGCACGGCGTGACGGCAGACATCGAAGTGATCGGTGCCGAGTACGTGAACACGGCCATGGAGCGCCTTGCCAAGGCCGATGTCAGGTATCGATTCGTCATCGACATTGGCAACACCCTCGacaaggccgccgccgccgccgcggagtgA